GACTGGTGGTGACGTGTCGCTACCTGCTGGAGCTGGACGAGCAGGAGACCGCCACAGTGCTCGGCTGGGCGAGGGGCACGGTCAAGTCGAGGCTGCACCGTGCCCTGAAGAAGCTACGGACTCAACTGCCGGACAAGGAGGTGCAGCGATGACTGATGAGCAGCTGGCTGAAGAGCTGCGGGCGCTCGGGCGCACCTTCACACCTCCTGTTGCACCTGACCTGGCGACGGCCGTGCTGGAACGTGTGGCCGTACGCCGTACTGCCGGCGAGGTGATCCGGAGCAAGTGGCGGGCCCTGCTGGCGTTGCTGGCCGTCCTGGTCGCGGGTGCCGTGGTGGCTCCGCCGGTCCGGGCTGCTGTGGCGGAGTGGCTGAACATCGGCGGCGTGGAGGCCCGGCCTGTCCCCAGCGGCCCGACCAGTGCACCCGGTCCGCCGGTTGTCACCGGGCAGCTGTCACTCCAGGAGGCCGGTCGGCTCGCTGGAATCACACCGCTCGTCCCCAAGTGGCTCGGTAAGCCGGACGGCGTCGAGGCGTCAGGCGGCAAGGTGGCGATGAGCTGGAACACAGCGGACGGCGTCGTACGGCTGGAGCAGTTCAAGGACCGGTTGTCGCCGTACTACGTGAAGAAGTACTACGACTCGCTGGAGCCTGTGCCGGCGGTCAACGGCTACTGGTTCAGTACGCCGCACGAGCTGGTGCTGGAGGACCAGTACGGCAACGAGCGGTACGAACGCGTCGCCGGTCCCACGCTGGTCTGGCTGTACGACGGCCTGACGTTCCGGCTGGAAGGCGCGGCGGACAAGGACCGCGCCACGGAGATCGCTCAGTCGGTGGAGCGGCCGTAGACCGAGACGTGCATGCCCTCGCCGGTGTAGCGCTCCTTCTCCCAGCCGCCCCAGCGGTCGACCAGACGCAGCCCGGCCAGGCGGGCCATCAGGTCGAGCTCCGACGGCCAGGCGAGCCGGCAGGAGATCGGGCCGAGATGGACCCCGGCCGCGTCGAGGCGGACGTGGTTCTCGTCGAGGATCTGGGTCGCCGGGTCGTAGCGGCAGACGTCGAGCACGACGTACGACGGTTCGACCTGCTCGGCGTTGACGTACTGGTTGCTCGGCAGCCAGGCGCTCGGGACGGCGGCCTCGATCAGGAAGACGCCGTCGTCGGTGAGGTGGCGGGCGGCGTTCTCGAAGCAGCGGACCTGGGCGTCCTGGGTGAGCAGGTTGAAGATCGTGTTGAAGACCAGGTAGACGAGCGGGTACTGGCGGCCGGTCGTGGTGGTGGTCATGTCGCCGACGAGGACGTCGAAATCGGCGCCGGGCCTGGTGCGGAGCTGCTCGGCCATGTCGGGCGACAGCTCGATGCCGTCGACGCGCATACCGCGTTGGGCCAGCGGATGCGCGATCCGGCCGGTGCCGATGGCGAACTCCAGGGCCGAGTCGCCGCGAGCCAGGTCGGCGAGGAGGTCGACGGCCACCTGCTCGTCGCCGCGGGAGGACTTGACGTCGTTGGCGGCGACGGCGGGACCGAAAGCAGCTGCTGGATCGAAGTCGCGCATGGTCTCAGCCTTGCGGGAGCGGGCGAGGTCGGCAACCGGATTTCCGGAACCACCGAGCGCCGAGCGGTGTAGGAGAGGTATGAAGACTTTGCTGCGGTTGGGTGGTGTGTTGTTGCTGATCGTCATGTCGGCGTGGGTCGCGGCGCCGGCGCAGGCGGGTGGACCGACGAGCGTGCTGGTGAGCGCGCCGGCGATCCCGAAAGTCGTTGCCGCCGGCTACCAGGAGGCCAGGTACAACGACTTGATGAGCTCGGTCGGGATGCAGGCCAAGAACCATCCGGGCTGGGAGGCGGACAAGAACTACGGGCGGGTGATTCGCGCGACCTGGCTGATCCATGACATGTCGGTCTGGCGGCTCGACCTGATCTACCCCGACGCCGAGGGCGGGCCGTGGGTGGCGACGTTCGAGAGCTACAACGAGACGATGGCGGACAAGCCGGTCTGGCATCCGGCGGGTGACGGCGTCGCGCTGACCAAGGTGCTCGGCGAGCTCGGACTGCTGCCGGGCAAGGCGGGTAGCGACGGCGCGACTCCGGACGTCGCGGTGAGCGAGGACGTGACGACGGCCGCCGCCGCGACCACGAGCGACGGCACCGACGCCTTCACCGGCTGGCGCTGGGCGCTCCCGGGGGCTCTAGTCGGTGCCGTGCTCGCAGTTGTCGCGGTCAAGTTCTGGCCGCGGCGCCGCTGGGAGCTGATCGACCAGGAGTAACGCGCAGACCAGGCGCAGCCTCCGGACCGGGGACGGCCTCCGGATCAGAAGCCGACCTCAGAGGTCCGCGACCTTCACCAGAACCTTGCCTACTGCACCGGACTCGACGGCGCGGTGCGCGTCGTCGGTCCGGTCCAGGCCGAACTCCAGCAGCGGCAGTCCCGCGACCTCGCCGACCGGCAGCGCGCCGTCGGCGATCGCCGCGTTGATGTCCTCCGCGCCGGCCGCCACCTTGTCCCAGCCGAACGTGTAGCCGAGCACGAACTGGTAGCGCACGTTGAGGCCCATGTTCTGCCCGATGTCGATCGCGAACGGCGTCCCGCCGTCGTTGGCGTAGATCGCGATCGTGCCGCGGTTCTTCAGCACGGCGAGATCGAGCGCGTTGTTCCGCCCGGCCGCGACCTCGACGATCAGGTCGACGCCCTCCGGCGCGATCGCGCGGATCTGCTCGGCGGCGTCGTCGTCGCGGTAGTTCACGACGTGGTGCGCACCGGCGGCCTTCGCGTACGACGCCTTGGCCTCGCCGCTCACCGTGGCGACGACGGTCGCGCCGGCCCAGCGCGCGAGCTGCACGGCGGCGTGGCCGACCGCGCCCGCGCCGCCCGCGACCAGGACGACAGCGCCTTCCAGCGCGCCGGGCGCGAGGCGCGACGGCCCGTCCTCGGCGACGGTCAGCGACCGGTGGGCAGTCAGTGCAGGGATCCCGGTCGCCGCGCCCAGCTCGAAGCTCGCGCCGTCGGGCAAGGGAAAGACACGGTTCACGGCAAGGATCGTGTACTCCTGGGCCGTCCCACTCGCCGGACGCTGGTACGCCGCCAGCGACACCCAGACCCGATCGCCCACCGCAAAGTCCCCGACATCCGGACCGACCGCGTCGATCACCCCCGCGCCGTCGTGGTTCGGCACCGAGAGCGGGATCTCACCCTCACCAGCGCCGTACGCGCCGCTGCGGCCCTTCCAGTCCGTCGGGTTCACGCCGGACACGGCCACCCGGACCCGGACCTCGCCGGCGCCCGGCTCGGGCACG
The Kribbella italica DNA segment above includes these coding regions:
- a CDS encoding class I SAM-dependent DNA methyltransferase, with translation MRDFDPAAAFGPAVAANDVKSSRGDEQVAVDLLADLARGDSALEFAIGTGRIAHPLAQRGMRVDGIELSPDMAEQLRTRPGADFDVLVGDMTTTTTGRQYPLVYLVFNTIFNLLTQDAQVRCFENAARHLTDDGVFLIEAAVPSAWLPSNQYVNAEQVEPSYVVLDVCRYDPATQILDENHVRLDAAGVHLGPISCRLAWPSELDLMARLAGLRLVDRWGGWEKERYTGEGMHVSVYGRSTD
- a CDS encoding NADPH:quinone reductase, producing MKAVVFSELGAADVLRVTDLAVPEPGAGEVRVRVAVSGVNPTDWKGRSGAYGAGEGEIPLSVPNHDGAGVIDAVGPDVGDFAVGDRVWVSLAAYQRPASGTAQEYTILAVNRVFPLPDGASFELGAATGIPALTAHRSLTVAEDGPSRLAPGALEGAVVLVAGGAGAVGHAAVQLARWAGATVVATVSGEAKASYAKAAGAHHVVNYRDDDAAEQIRAIAPEGVDLIVEVAAGRNNALDLAVLKNRGTIAIYANDGGTPFAIDIGQNMGLNVRYQFVLGYTFGWDKVAAGAEDINAAIADGALPVGEVAGLPLLEFGLDRTDDAHRAVESGAVGKVLVKVADL